Proteins co-encoded in one Nitratireductor kimnyeongensis genomic window:
- a CDS encoding SDR family NAD(P)-dependent oxidoreductase: MKALEGKVIAVTGAAGGIGRGIAQAIIEAGGRVALLDLPGPKLEAAAKDLGGEPNVMAAASDVTDSASMEAAFNEVVARMGKLDGLVNNAGVVRLGPADKLTGDDVDLEMAVNVKGVLLASQAAARQMEKGGAIVNIASNAGKVGYPNMAGYNASKAAVINLTRSLSLEWAARGINVNAVCPGGVATDMLKTVADFIVGGDAAKSEEMMKQMVPAQLGRHIQPVEVGRVIVFLLSDAATIIRGQSITIDGGDTPY; the protein is encoded by the coding sequence ATGAAGGCACTTGAAGGCAAGGTCATCGCGGTGACCGGGGCAGCCGGCGGCATTGGACGGGGCATCGCTCAGGCGATCATCGAGGCGGGCGGGCGCGTCGCGTTGCTCGATTTGCCGGGGCCGAAACTCGAAGCGGCGGCAAAGGACCTCGGCGGCGAGCCGAATGTCATGGCGGCTGCAAGCGACGTGACCGACAGCGCCAGCATGGAGGCCGCGTTCAACGAGGTGGTCGCCCGCATGGGCAAGCTCGACGGGCTCGTCAACAATGCCGGTGTGGTGCGGCTCGGACCCGCTGACAAGCTCACCGGAGACGACGTCGATCTCGAAATGGCGGTCAATGTGAAAGGCGTTCTGCTTGCCTCGCAGGCTGCGGCGCGTCAGATGGAAAAGGGTGGTGCCATCGTCAACATCGCCTCGAACGCCGGCAAGGTCGGCTATCCCAACATGGCCGGCTACAACGCCTCCAAGGCAGCGGTGATCAACCTGACCCGTTCGCTCTCGCTCGAATGGGCAGCGCGCGGCATCAACGTCAATGCCGTGTGCCCGGGCGGTGTGGCAACCGACATGCTTAAAACGGTGGCGGACTTCATCGTCGGTGGCGATGCGGCGAAGTCGGAAGAGATGATGAAACAGATGGTTCCCGCACAGCTTGGCCGTCACATCCAGCCGGTCGAGGTGGGACGTGTGATTGTCTTCCTGTTGTCGGACGCGGCAACGATTATCCGCGGACAGTCCATCACGATCGATGGTGGCGACACGCCTTATTGA
- the mtnA gene encoding S-methyl-5-thioribose-1-phosphate isomerase, with product MKVGDKHYRTIWVNEDGWSVDLIDQRWLPHELRIENVKTVEGIATAIRDMWVRGAPLIGVTAAYGVAMRMREDASDAALDAVWEQLHETRPTAINLRWALDEMRGLLRDIPEADRAAAAYKRAAEIADEDVELNRSIGRNGLEIIREIAARKKPGEPVNILTHCNAGWLATVDFGTATSPIYHAVEEGIAVHVYVDETRPRNQGAQLTAWEMAGHGVPHTLVVDNAGGHLMQHGMVDMVIVGTDRTTADGDVCNKIGTYLKALAAKDNNVPFYVALPSPTIDWTVHDGVKEIPIEERSGDEVSLVWGKDEDGKVRQVRISPEASPAGNPAFDVTPARLVTGLITERGIADASPEGLAKLFPDRAKSNAA from the coding sequence ATGAAGGTTGGAGACAAGCACTACCGCACCATCTGGGTGAACGAGGATGGCTGGTCTGTCGACCTCATCGACCAGCGCTGGCTCCCGCATGAGCTGCGCATCGAAAACGTGAAGACCGTCGAAGGCATCGCCACCGCCATCCGCGACATGTGGGTGCGCGGCGCGCCGCTGATCGGCGTCACCGCCGCCTATGGCGTCGCCATGCGCATGCGCGAGGATGCTTCCGATGCCGCACTCGATGCGGTGTGGGAACAGCTCCACGAGACGCGCCCGACCGCGATCAATCTGCGCTGGGCGCTGGATGAAATGCGCGGCCTCCTGCGCGACATTCCCGAGGCCGACCGCGCCGCGGCGGCCTACAAGCGCGCCGCCGAGATCGCCGACGAGGATGTGGAATTGAACCGCAGCATCGGCCGGAACGGGCTGGAAATCATTCGCGAGATCGCCGCCCGCAAGAAACCCGGCGAACCGGTCAACATTCTCACCCACTGCAATGCCGGCTGGCTGGCCACCGTCGATTTCGGCACCGCCACCTCGCCCATCTACCACGCGGTGGAAGAAGGCATTGCCGTTCATGTCTATGTGGATGAAACCCGCCCGCGCAATCAGGGCGCGCAGCTCACCGCCTGGGAGATGGCCGGGCACGGCGTTCCCCACACGCTGGTGGTCGACAATGCCGGCGGGCACCTGATGCAGCACGGCATGGTCGACATGGTCATCGTCGGCACCGACCGCACCACTGCCGATGGCGATGTGTGCAACAAGATCGGTACCTATCTGAAGGCGCTTGCAGCAAAGGACAACAACGTCCCCTTCTATGTCGCGCTCCCATCACCCACCATCGACTGGACGGTGCATGACGGCGTGAAGGAGATTCCCATCGAGGAACGTTCGGGCGACGAGGTCTCTCTCGTCTGGGGCAAGGATGAAGACGGCAAGGTTCGGCAGGTGCGAATTTCACCCGAGGCATCGCCTGCCGGAAATCCCGCCTTCGACGTGACGCCGGCTCGCCTTGTCACCGGTCTCATCACCGAGCGCGGCATCGCCGACGCATCACCCGAAGGGCTCGCCAAACTCTTCCCCGACCGGGCGAAATCGAACGCTGCGTGA
- the mtnK gene encoding S-methyl-5-thioribose kinase, producing the protein MKENAFEALTVETLPDRLGNIPEIADRLGGAPAAWKVREVGDGNLNLVFIVEGEAQTLIIKQALPYVRLVGDSWPLPLKRSFFEYHALTRQEQRAPGTVPAVYYFDETQALIAMEFLSPHIILRRALIEGQELPKIGRDLGLFMARTLFRGSDLSMKAADRKADLALFADNVDLCDITESLVFTDPYFEAPMNRHTPGLDTLVKELRSDRDLKVAAQRMKHLFASRAETMVHGDLHSGSVMVTKDDTRVIDPEFAFYGPMAFDVGMLLANYWMAYFSQRGHEEKGSRASMRAYLLGVISETWTTFRDEFAHLWRTERSGMFYQASLFEEQNDALGSEQALNHVIHDLWTDMLGFAGIEMHRRILGLAHNADFEDIADEKLRASCEAPALKFGRHIVVNRNTIQSLAELDRLAEALDQGKLS; encoded by the coding sequence ATGAAAGAAAACGCCTTTGAGGCTCTGACGGTGGAAACCCTGCCGGATCGCCTCGGCAACATTCCCGAGATTGCGGATCGTCTTGGCGGCGCGCCCGCCGCATGGAAGGTCCGCGAAGTGGGCGACGGCAATCTCAATCTCGTCTTCATCGTGGAAGGTGAGGCGCAAACGCTCATCATCAAGCAGGCATTGCCCTATGTGCGGCTCGTCGGCGACAGCTGGCCCCTGCCCCTCAAACGTTCTTTCTTCGAATATCACGCGCTGACACGTCAGGAGCAGCGAGCGCCAGGGACGGTTCCTGCGGTCTACTATTTCGATGAGACACAGGCCCTCATCGCCATGGAGTTCCTGTCGCCGCACATCATCCTGCGCCGCGCTCTCATCGAAGGGCAAGAGCTGCCGAAGATCGGCAGAGACCTCGGCCTCTTCATGGCCCGCACCCTGTTCCGCGGGTCCGACCTTTCCATGAAGGCAGCAGACCGCAAGGCCGATCTCGCGCTCTTCGCAGACAATGTCGACCTTTGCGACATCACCGAGAGCCTCGTCTTCACCGACCCTTATTTCGAAGCGCCGATGAACCGGCACACGCCCGGTCTCGACACACTGGTGAAGGAACTGCGTTCAGACCGCGATCTGAAAGTCGCCGCACAACGCATGAAGCACCTCTTTGCTTCAAGAGCCGAGACCATGGTGCATGGCGACCTGCATTCGGGCTCCGTCATGGTGACGAAGGACGACACCCGCGTCATCGATCCGGAATTCGCCTTCTACGGCCCCATGGCCTTCGATGTCGGCATGTTGCTTGCCAACTACTGGATGGCCTATTTTTCCCAGCGCGGGCATGAGGAAAAGGGCAGCCGTGCCTCCATGCGCGCCTATCTTCTGGGCGTTATCTCCGAGACCTGGACCACCTTCCGCGACGAGTTCGCCCATCTGTGGCGCACAGAGCGCAGCGGCATGTTCTACCAGGCATCGCTTTTTGAAGAACAGAACGATGCGCTGGGTTCGGAGCAGGCGCTCAACCACGTGATCCACGATCTGTGGACCGACATGCTGGGCTTCGCCGGCATCGAGATGCACCGCCGCATTCTGGGCCTTGCCCACAATGCCGACTTCGAGGACATCGCCGATGAGAAGCTTCGTGCCTCCTGCGAGGCACCGGCTCTGAAATTCGGTCGCCATATCGTCGTCAATCGCAACACCATTCAATCACTGGCCGAGCTCGATCGGCTGGCCGAAGCACTCGACCAGGGGAAACTGTCATGA
- a CDS encoding sugar ABC transporter ATP-binding protein: MGDTAIFRIAGLTKAFGPNAVLRGVGLELRAGEVTVLMGANGAGKSTLVKIMSGVHRADRGVMMLGDTPFSPTTPAEAMRAGVVTVHQNINDGVVGALDVASNLVLDRLNGAGSGFFFNPRKVRREARDVAERMGLGIDLGAEVTDLSLADRQMVAIARAMSHEPQVMILDEPTSSLSSNEAERLFALIDRLKARGVAILYISHRMSDIRRLADRIVSLRDGAIVGQFEDMPLDYEGAVNAMLGQNLGRHSIDVRAAGTPVFSARDLRIAQGAKPISLDLGAGEIVAVTGLVGVGKTQLAETLFGIHAPLSGTMELDGRPYAPKTPASAIRDGVFLVAKDRASTGIVPEFNIYENMSLPFLPRFANASVMRRRAERQTARDQIADLKIVCRSERDDLATLSGGNQQKVTVARWLTQTSRLLILDEPFQGVDIAARHDIAAKLRESAGDRATLIFLTELDEALETADRILVMSENTIVGEHRNADVDMDRLLAEVAGQRLEVTGS; the protein is encoded by the coding sequence ATGGGCGACACTGCCATTTTTCGGATAGCCGGACTGACCAAGGCCTTTGGGCCGAATGCCGTTCTGCGCGGTGTGGGGCTCGAACTGCGCGCTGGCGAAGTCACGGTTCTGATGGGCGCCAATGGCGCCGGCAAGTCGACGCTCGTCAAGATCATGAGCGGCGTTCACCGCGCCGACCGTGGTGTGATGATGCTGGGCGACACGCCCTTCTCCCCCACCACCCCCGCCGAGGCGATGCGCGCCGGCGTGGTGACGGTGCACCAGAACATCAATGATGGCGTCGTTGGCGCGCTCGACGTGGCGAGCAATCTCGTGCTCGACCGGCTGAATGGTGCGGGCAGCGGGTTTTTCTTCAATCCGCGCAAAGTGCGGCGTGAGGCGCGCGACGTGGCCGAGCGCATGGGGCTGGGGATCGATCTTGGCGCGGAAGTGACCGACCTTTCGCTGGCCGACCGGCAGATGGTGGCGATTGCGCGCGCCATGTCGCATGAGCCGCAGGTGATGATCCTCGATGAACCAACCTCGTCGCTCTCGAGCAATGAGGCCGAACGGCTTTTCGCGCTGATCGACCGGCTGAAGGCGCGTGGGGTTGCCATTCTCTATATTTCGCACCGCATGTCGGATATTCGCCGTCTTGCCGACAGGATCGTGAGCCTGCGCGACGGGGCGATTGTCGGCCAGTTCGAAGACATGCCGCTCGACTACGAAGGCGCGGTCAATGCCATGCTGGGGCAGAATCTCGGTCGCCACAGCATTGATGTGCGTGCGGCGGGGACGCCGGTCTTTTCGGCGCGTGATCTGAGGATCGCGCAGGGTGCAAAGCCGATCTCGCTTGATCTGGGGGCGGGCGAAATCGTGGCCGTGACGGGCCTTGTGGGGGTGGGCAAAACGCAGCTCGCAGAGACCCTTTTTGGCATTCACGCGCCGCTTTCGGGAACGATGGAGCTGGATGGCAGGCCCTATGCGCCAAAGACACCGGCGAGCGCGATCCGGGATGGTGTTTTCCTCGTTGCCAAGGACCGCGCCTCCACGGGCATTGTGCCGGAATTCAACATTTATGAGAATATGAGCCTGCCCTTTCTGCCACGCTTCGCCAATGCGAGCGTGATGCGGCGGCGGGCCGAGCGCCAGACGGCGCGGGACCAGATTGCCGATCTGAAGATCGTGTGCCGCTCCGAGCGCGACGATCTGGCAACGCTTTCGGGCGGCAACCAGCAAAAGGTGACGGTAGCGCGCTGGCTGACGCAGACATCGCGGCTGCTGATCCTCGACGAACCGTTTCAGGGCGTGGACATTGCAGCCCGCCACGACATTGCGGCCAAGCTGCGCGAAAGCGCTGGCGACCGCGCGACACTGATTTTTCTGACCGAACTGGACGAGGCGCTGGAAACGGCAGACCGTATTCTCGTCATGTCGGAAAACACCATTGTGGGCGAACATCGCAATGCCGATGTGGACATGGACCGGCTTCTGGCGGAAGTTGCCGGACAGCGTTTGGAAGTGACAGGGAGCTGA
- a CDS encoding ABC transporter permease, producing MRELAIRYGFLSLLVGLIIFFSLATRGFTSPQAAVFILQSVSITGILALGVTATLVVGGFDLSIGSIATSSMMAAAYVMVVLEQNALVAVLVCLAIGALVGLINGLIICYMRVPDLLATLGMMFLLIGLQRIPTEGRSIATGMTLPDGSTAEGTFSQAFLALGRHRFDLFIENLVPASVVVLIVLAILIWFFLEYTRFGRMMYAVGSNARAAEFAGAPVKAYRIWAYVISGVFASIGGILLAARLGRGDIASGNNLLLDAVAAALIGFAVLGAAKPNAFGTAIGALFVGVLLQGLTMMNVPYYTQDFVKGAVLVIALIFTFALLGRNAR from the coding sequence ATGCGCGAGCTGGCCATCCGCTATGGCTTTCTGAGCCTGCTCGTTGGGCTGATCATCTTTTTCTCGCTGGCCACGCGCGGCTTCACCTCGCCGCAGGCGGCAGTCTTTATCCTGCAATCCGTTTCGATCACCGGCATTCTGGCGCTTGGCGTGACGGCGACGCTGGTGGTGGGTGGTTTCGACCTTTCCATTGGCTCCATCGCCACAAGTTCCATGATGGCGGCGGCCTATGTGATGGTGGTGCTGGAGCAGAACGCGCTCGTTGCCGTTCTGGTGTGTCTTGCCATTGGCGCGCTGGTCGGGCTGATCAACGGTTTGATCATCTGCTACATGCGCGTGCCTGATCTTCTGGCAACGCTCGGCATGATGTTCCTTTTGATCGGCTTGCAGCGCATTCCGACCGAAGGGCGCTCCATCGCCACCGGCATGACGCTGCCTGACGGCTCGACCGCCGAAGGCACGTTCAGCCAGGCCTTTCTGGCGCTCGGGCGTCATCGGTTCGACCTCTTCATCGAAAATCTTGTGCCGGCCTCGGTGGTGGTGCTGATCGTGCTTGCGATCCTGATCTGGTTCTTCCTCGAATACACGCGGTTTGGCCGCATGATGTATGCGGTGGGCTCCAATGCGCGGGCTGCGGAATTTGCCGGTGCGCCGGTCAAGGCCTATCGCATCTGGGCCTATGTGATCTCGGGCGTGTTTGCCTCCATCGGCGGCATTCTTCTGGCGGCGCGCCTTGGGCGTGGCGACATCGCCTCGGGAAACAATCTGCTTCTGGATGCGGTGGCGGCGGCACTCATCGGGTTTGCGGTGCTGGGCGCTGCCAAGCCGAACGCATTCGGCACGGCGATCGGGGCGCTGTTCGTCGGTGTGCTCCTGCAGGGGCTGACCATGATGAACGTGCCTTATTACACGCAGGATTTCGTCAAGGGGGCGGTGCTTGTCATCGCGCTGATCTTTACCTTTGCGCTTCTGGGGAGGAACGCCCGATAG
- a CDS encoding substrate-binding domain-containing protein, whose protein sequence is MNISRRLLGKMAAALAGATMLLPAGAGAQDKPAPFDNPGDVEIALVRYLSTGDFFQAYLSGVEKQADALGVNLRVLDSRQDAALQADMVDQAIALGVDGIIIQHGLTESMKEAAQRAVDAGIKVVAFDVNVENDAIPQIEQSDRDLARLALEQAIKDNGEEWKAGYVYVAGIAPLDRRDETWREFKEKYPGIEEAAQFGTLDNPIANSVANQARSVVTANPDIQVMFAPYDEFAKGVKIAVDEAGLSESIKIYSADVSTADISAMREPGSAWVATAATNPAVVGEVSVRALAMLLAGEEPGKSVIVPPTLITQQALNDGDIKNMDDLSAKMPQFAHADVAVPDWMPLPERD, encoded by the coding sequence ATGAATATTTCACGCAGACTTCTGGGCAAGATGGCCGCGGCACTCGCCGGCGCCACCATGCTCCTGCCGGCAGGAGCCGGCGCACAGGACAAGCCCGCGCCGTTCGACAATCCCGGCGACGTGGAAATCGCGCTGGTACGCTATCTTTCAACCGGCGACTTTTTCCAAGCCTATCTTTCGGGCGTGGAAAAGCAGGCCGACGCGCTGGGCGTGAACCTGCGCGTGCTCGATAGCCGCCAGGACGCAGCCCTTCAGGCCGACATGGTGGACCAGGCGATTGCGCTTGGCGTCGATGGCATCATCATCCAGCATGGTCTGACCGAATCCATGAAGGAAGCGGCCCAGCGCGCCGTCGATGCGGGCATCAAGGTCGTGGCTTTCGACGTGAATGTCGAAAACGATGCGATCCCGCAGATCGAGCAGTCCGACCGGGATCTGGCGCGGCTGGCGCTGGAACAGGCGATCAAGGACAATGGCGAAGAGTGGAAGGCCGGCTATGTCTATGTGGCCGGCATTGCGCCGCTCGACCGCCGCGACGAAACCTGGCGCGAATTCAAGGAAAAATATCCGGGCATCGAGGAAGCAGCCCAGTTCGGCACGCTCGACAATCCGATCGCCAACTCGGTGGCCAATCAGGCGCGCTCGGTGGTGACGGCAAACCCGGACATTCAGGTCATGTTTGCGCCCTATGACGAATTCGCCAAGGGCGTGAAAATCGCCGTGGACGAGGCCGGTCTTTCCGAGAGCATCAAGATCTATTCGGCTGACGTTTCGACGGCTGACATTTCGGCCATGCGCGAGCCCGGCAGCGCCTGGGTGGCGACGGCTGCCACCAACCCCGCCGTTGTGGGCGAGGTCTCGGTGCGCGCGCTTGCCATGCTTCTGGCCGGCGAGGAGCCGGGCAAGAGCGTCATCGTTCCGCCGACGCTGATCACCCAGCAGGCGCTGAACGATGGCGACATCAAGAACATGGACGACCTTTCGGCGAAGATGCCGCAATTTGCCCATGCCGATGTGGCGGTGCCGGACTGGATGCCGCTGCCTGAGCGCGACTGA